In one Streptomyces sp. T12 genomic region, the following are encoded:
- a CDS encoding MarR family winged helix-turn-helix transcriptional regulator — protein MAVKTADAGLEERWRDILSVHARTMCEIDRVLHPHGLGASDFEVLDMLASAAPEEGEQCRVQNLVGRVHLSQSALSRLIGRLEKDGLVERSVCAEDRRGVFVALTGKGRDLHAEVLPLQRDVLARMLGD, from the coding sequence ATGGCAGTGAAGACGGCCGACGCAGGGCTAGAGGAACGGTGGCGGGACATCCTGTCGGTGCACGCGCGCACCATGTGCGAGATCGACCGCGTGCTGCACCCGCACGGCCTGGGCGCGAGCGACTTCGAGGTGCTCGACATGCTCGCGTCCGCAGCGCCCGAGGAGGGCGAGCAGTGCCGGGTGCAGAACCTCGTCGGACGGGTCCATCTCAGCCAGAGCGCGCTGTCCCGGCTCATCGGGCGGCTGGAGAAGGACGGCCTGGTGGAGCGTTCCGTCTGCGCGGAGGACCGGCGCGGCGTGTTCGTCGCGCTGACCGGCAAGGGCCGCGACCTGCACGCCGAGGTCCTGCCGCTGCAGCGCGACGTACTGGCCCGGATGCTGGGCGACTGA
- a CDS encoding LysR family transcriptional regulator, producing the protein MPQPVLDIVALRSLTAIADCGGFHRAARTLCLSQSAVSQHVRKLEKTLGRPVVERDGRGTRFTPEGRLLLEQARRILAVHDEAVRALLDAEGDTVTVGSTEHAADQFLPRLTAAVQRVRPGCRVRFRIDRSARLVEAVERGSVDVAVYVTEAAATEGTPVGGLPLTWHAVPGWAPPSAPAPVPLVAVEEPCAIRRRAIATLARHGVPATVVGDAGYLAGVLDIARTGQGVALLASVGAAPDGLTPYEGLPPVTPIPMSALARPGADLATTEAAVSAVRELLRQE; encoded by the coding sequence ATGCCCCAACCCGTCCTCGACATCGTGGCCCTGCGCAGCCTGACCGCGATAGCCGACTGCGGCGGCTTCCACCGCGCCGCCCGGACGCTCTGCCTGAGCCAGTCCGCGGTCAGCCAGCACGTGCGCAAACTGGAGAAGACCCTGGGGCGTCCGGTCGTCGAACGCGACGGCCGTGGCACCCGGTTCACCCCCGAAGGGCGCCTGCTGCTGGAACAGGCCCGCCGCATCCTCGCCGTGCACGACGAGGCCGTACGCGCACTGCTCGACGCCGAGGGCGACACCGTCACCGTCGGCTCCACCGAGCACGCCGCCGACCAGTTCCTGCCCCGGCTCACCGCCGCGGTCCAGCGGGTGCGCCCCGGCTGCCGGGTGCGGTTCCGGATCGACCGCTCCGCCCGGCTGGTGGAGGCCGTGGAACGCGGCAGCGTCGATGTCGCCGTGTACGTCACCGAGGCCGCCGCCACCGAGGGCACCCCCGTCGGCGGCCTCCCGCTCACCTGGCACGCCGTCCCCGGCTGGGCACCCCCGTCCGCCCCCGCTCCGGTACCGCTGGTCGCCGTCGAGGAACCGTGCGCGATCCGCCGCCGGGCCATCGCCACCCTCGCCAGGCACGGAGTGCCCGCCACGGTCGTCGGCGACGCCGGCTACCTCGCGGGCGTCCTCGACATCGCCCGCACCGGCCAGGGCGTGGCCCTGCTCGCCTCGGTCGGCGCCGCGCCGGACGGACTCACCCCGTACGAGGGCCTGCCACCCGTCACCCCGATCCCGATGAGCGCCCTCGCCCGCCCCGGCGCAGACCTGGCGACGACCGAGGCCGCCGTCAGCGCCGTACGGGAACTGCTGCGCCAGGAATGA
- a CDS encoding ABC transporter substrate-binding protein, whose protein sequence is MTRRLATAALSLTALLALTACGADAAADASAEGGQVTLTIGDQAKTLQTIVAASDALKGADYKVKWAEFEGAAPLYQAVQAGAADTGYSADLPALQALSGGVKVKNVAALKNDGKHVGIVVREDSGIDSVKELKGQKVVVSSAKGSVSEYLLANVLKQNGLSYRDVEVQYLLPTDAQAAFASGRIKVWATFGVYQAVGLEQGGKLLVDGGDGRVSGIGFINASETALADSSKKAALADFLGRLGTALQWTSTHQDAYAEAIEQRNGADASVARTLASAAYGKVLPITPDVNRTVQGVADLMNGIGVLDPNVDVAESADTSLLK, encoded by the coding sequence GTGACTCGCAGACTCGCCACCGCCGCGCTGAGCCTCACCGCCCTGCTGGCGCTGACGGCCTGTGGCGCGGACGCCGCCGCGGACGCCTCCGCCGAGGGCGGCCAGGTCACGCTCACCATCGGCGACCAGGCCAAGACGCTCCAGACGATCGTCGCCGCCTCCGATGCCCTCAAGGGCGCCGACTACAAGGTGAAATGGGCCGAGTTCGAGGGCGCGGCCCCGCTGTACCAGGCCGTGCAGGCGGGTGCCGCCGACACCGGCTACTCCGCCGACCTGCCGGCGCTCCAGGCGCTCAGCGGTGGGGTGAAGGTCAAGAACGTCGCCGCCCTCAAGAACGACGGCAAGCATGTCGGCATCGTCGTCCGCGAGGACTCCGGCATCGACAGTGTGAAGGAGCTCAAGGGCCAGAAGGTCGTCGTCTCCTCGGCCAAGGGCAGCGTCTCGGAGTATCTGCTGGCCAACGTGCTGAAGCAGAACGGGCTCAGCTACCGGGACGTCGAGGTCCAGTACCTGCTGCCGACCGACGCGCAGGCCGCGTTCGCCTCCGGCAGGATCAAGGTCTGGGCGACCTTCGGTGTCTATCAGGCCGTCGGTCTGGAGCAGGGCGGCAAGCTCCTGGTCGACGGCGGGGACGGCCGGGTCAGCGGCATCGGTTTCATCAACGCCTCCGAGACAGCGCTCGCCGACTCGTCGAAGAAGGCCGCGCTCGCCGACTTCCTGGGGCGCCTCGGTACGGCCCTGCAGTGGACGAGCACCCACCAGGACGCCTACGCCGAGGCCATCGAGCAGCGCAACGGGGCCGACGCCTCCGTGGCCAGGACGCTGGCCTCCGCCGCGTACGGCAAGGTCCTGCCGATCACGCCGGACGTGAACCGGACGGTGCAGGGCGTCGCCGACCTGATGAACGGGATCGGCGTGCTGGACCCGAACGTCGACGTGGCGGAGTCGGCCGACACGTCCCTTCTCAAGTAG
- a CDS encoding sulfurtransferase: MGVTTTVPELRTLLASDEPPVVLDVRWALGDPRGRDHYAAGHIPGAVYVDLDTELAAPPSPEGGRHPLPRAEDLQEAARRWGIRQGRRVVVHDDSGNTAAARAWWLLRHAGLTRVTLLDGALGAWRSAGLPLESGVPADPPPGDVVLNEGALPTVDADGAAELAVSGLLLDARAAERYRGEVEPVDPRAGHIPGAVCAPTGENLTADGTFLPPEELRKRFEDKGAGRASRIGVYCGSGVTAAHQIAALEIAGFEAVLFPGSWSAWSADPARPAATGPLPS, from the coding sequence ATGGGTGTGACGACAACGGTCCCGGAGCTGCGCACGCTGCTCGCCTCCGACGAGCCCCCCGTCGTGCTCGACGTCCGCTGGGCGCTGGGCGATCCGCGGGGACGCGACCACTACGCCGCGGGGCACATCCCGGGCGCGGTGTACGTAGATCTCGACACGGAACTGGCCGCGCCGCCGAGCCCGGAAGGCGGACGGCATCCGCTGCCGCGGGCCGAGGACCTGCAGGAAGCGGCCCGCAGGTGGGGCATCCGGCAGGGCCGACGGGTCGTGGTCCACGACGACTCGGGCAACACGGCGGCGGCCCGAGCCTGGTGGCTGCTGCGCCACGCCGGCCTGACCCGGGTGACGCTCCTCGACGGAGCGCTCGGCGCCTGGCGATCCGCCGGACTGCCCCTGGAGTCCGGCGTGCCGGCCGACCCACCGCCCGGGGACGTCGTACTGAACGAGGGCGCGCTGCCGACCGTCGACGCCGATGGCGCTGCCGAACTCGCCGTGTCCGGGCTGCTGTTGGACGCGCGGGCGGCCGAGCGGTACCGCGGCGAGGTGGAACCGGTGGACCCGCGGGCCGGGCACATCCCCGGTGCGGTCTGCGCGCCCACCGGCGAGAACCTCACGGCCGACGGGACCTTCCTGCCGCCCGAGGAGCTGCGCAAGCGGTTCGAGGACAAGGGGGCGGGCAGGGCCTCGCGCATCGGGGTGTACTGCGGCTCCGGAGTCACCGCCGCCCACCAGATCGCCGCGCTGGAGATCGCCGGTTTCGAGGCGGTGCTCTTCCCCGGCTCCTGGTCCGCCTGGTCAGCCGATCCCGCCCGCCCGGCCGCGACCGGTCCACTGCCGTCCTGA
- a CDS encoding ABC transporter ATP-binding protein, with product MTDSVEPANSVEIRGLSRAFDGSTVLHDLDLDIREGEFVALLGHSGCGKSTLLRILAGLDDEIGGEVTVPARRSAAFQSPRLLPWLKVWRNVVLGLPGRPDRALAAKALDEVGIADRATVWPKTLSGGQAQRVSLARALVREPELLLLDEPFGALDALTRGRVQQLVAELWQRHGCAILLVTHDVEEALLLADRVLVMDEGRIAHELTVDLPRPRGLTTPDFVTLRARLLGWLGVTRTLEGTPS from the coding sequence ATGACCGACAGCGTAGAGCCGGCCAACAGTGTGGAGATCAGGGGCCTTTCGCGGGCCTTCGACGGCAGCACCGTTCTGCACGACCTCGATCTCGACATCCGCGAGGGCGAGTTCGTGGCCCTGCTCGGGCACAGCGGCTGCGGCAAGTCGACGCTGCTGCGGATCCTCGCCGGGCTCGACGACGAGATCGGCGGCGAGGTGACGGTGCCCGCGCGCCGCAGTGCCGCCTTCCAGTCGCCGCGGCTGCTGCCCTGGCTGAAGGTGTGGCGCAATGTCGTGCTCGGACTGCCGGGCCGCCCCGACCGGGCGCTCGCCGCGAAGGCGCTGGACGAGGTCGGCATCGCCGACCGGGCGACCGTCTGGCCGAAGACGCTCTCCGGCGGCCAGGCCCAGCGCGTCTCCCTGGCCAGGGCGCTGGTCCGCGAGCCCGAACTGCTCCTTCTGGACGAGCCGTTCGGTGCCCTCGACGCGCTGACCCGGGGCAGGGTGCAGCAGCTGGTCGCCGAGCTGTGGCAGCGGCACGGCTGCGCGATCCTCCTGGTCACCCATGACGTGGAGGAGGCGCTGCTGCTCGCCGACCGGGTGCTGGTGATGGACGAGGGCCGTATCGCCCACGAGCTCACCGTCGACCTGCCCCGTCCCCGCGGCCTGACCACCCCCGACTTCGTCACCCTGCGCGCCCGCCTCCTCGGCTGGCTCGGCGTCACCCGCACTCTGGAAGGAACCCCCTCGTGA
- a CDS encoding alpha/beta hydrolase — protein MSSSFSWDEPEGLAARGTLIVLAGRGEHGAVYERFGRRLAFDAYRVRALGDPTTDPSVLEQAAKLLADESLPGPKVLVGSDTGARYAAHLAAEQEAGVDALILAGLPTARWAAGSWEAEVEARTACPTHQGRLTGDAGFRRGALDENPDLPELRLDRVRVPVLALHGKDDTVSPVERALDAYAGHAGVRTVTFDGGRHDVLNDALHRTVAATVVLFLERLRLSPELPEIAEGLAWV, from the coding sequence ATGTCCTCATCCTTCTCCTGGGACGAACCCGAAGGCCTCGCCGCGCGCGGCACGCTGATCGTGCTGGCCGGCCGGGGTGAACACGGCGCTGTGTACGAGCGGTTCGGCCGCCGCCTCGCCTTCGACGCCTACCGGGTCCGCGCGCTCGGCGACCCGACCACCGACCCGTCCGTGCTCGAACAGGCGGCGAAGCTGCTCGCCGACGAGTCGCTGCCCGGTCCGAAGGTGCTGGTCGGTTCGGACACGGGTGCGCGGTACGCCGCCCATCTCGCCGCCGAGCAGGAAGCAGGCGTCGACGCGCTGATCCTGGCCGGTCTGCCCACCGCCCGCTGGGCAGCGGGGAGTTGGGAGGCCGAAGTCGAGGCCCGCACCGCCTGCCCCACCCATCAGGGGCGCCTGACCGGTGACGCCGGTTTCCGGCGCGGCGCCCTCGACGAGAACCCCGACCTCCCCGAACTGCGCCTCGACCGCGTGCGCGTTCCCGTACTCGCCCTGCACGGCAAGGACGACACAGTGAGCCCCGTCGAGCGGGCGCTGGACGCGTACGCGGGGCACGCGGGTGTCCGGACGGTGACGTTCGACGGCGGACGGCACGACGTCCTCAACGACGCGCTGCACCGCACGGTCGCCGCGACCGTCGTGCTGTTCCTGGAGCGGCTGCGGCTGTCCCCCGAGCTGCCCGAGATCGCGGAGGGCCTGGCATGGGTGTGA
- the pqqB gene encoding pyrroloquinoline quinone biosynthesis protein PqqB, producing the protein MRVVLLGTAAGGGFPRWNCACARCAAARDGKLPARTPECAAVTGNSRDWWLLNTSPDIRARLTATSALWPGPGATPVRGVLLTDAEADHVSGLAVLREAARLKTYAAPPVLDALAPARAALDRHAPWEWADSLTEGGFVLSGGLVVTARPVAGEAPVHVPGRAKDDRWVTAYRIEDLATGGVFVYAPRVRAWTPMLEDLVAEADCVVLDGTHFAADEAAQAGRHVPVSGPEGSLTALTRHPQARRIYTHLADTNPLLDPASAARTQVIETGAEVLPDGAEFVL; encoded by the coding sequence TTGAGGGTCGTCCTGCTCGGCACCGCCGCCGGAGGCGGTTTCCCACGCTGGAACTGCGCCTGCGCGCGGTGCGCCGCCGCCCGTGACGGCAAGCTGCCCGCCCGCACCCCGGAATGCGCCGCCGTCACGGGCAACTCCCGCGACTGGTGGCTGCTCAACACCTCGCCGGACATCCGCGCCCGGCTCACCGCCACCTCCGCCCTGTGGCCGGGCCCCGGGGCCACTCCGGTACGGGGCGTGCTGCTGACGGACGCCGAGGCCGATCACGTGTCGGGCCTGGCCGTGCTCCGCGAAGCCGCGCGGCTCAAGACCTACGCCGCCCCGCCGGTGCTCGACGCGCTGGCACCGGCGCGGGCGGCCCTCGACCGCCACGCCCCGTGGGAGTGGGCGGACAGCCTGACGGAGGGCGGGTTCGTGCTGTCCGGCGGCCTGGTGGTCACGGCGCGTCCCGTCGCGGGTGAGGCGCCGGTTCACGTGCCGGGCCGGGCGAAGGACGACCGCTGGGTGACGGCGTACCGCATCGAGGATCTGGCCACCGGAGGCGTCTTCGTCTACGCGCCGCGTGTGCGTGCGTGGACCCCGATGCTGGAGGACCTCGTCGCGGAGGCGGACTGCGTCGTACTGGACGGCACGCACTTCGCGGCGGACGAGGCGGCGCAGGCCGGCCGCCATGTGCCCGTCTCGGGACCCGAAGGCAGCCTCACTGCCCTGACCCGCCACCCACAGGCCCGGCGGATCTACACCCACCTGGCCGACACGAATCCCCTGCTCGACCCCGCCTCGGCGGCCCGCACGCAGGTGATCGAGACGGGCGCCGAAGTCCTCCCGGACGGGGCCGAGTTCGTGCTCTAG
- a CDS encoding VOC family protein — protein MTAGVNTIIYPVKDLDGTKSLFRALLGTEPYANEPYYVGFKDAGQDVGLDPNGHAKGMTGPVPYWHVDDIRTTLAALLEAGAETLQDVHDVGGGRLIASVKDADGNLVGILQDPTG, from the coding sequence ATGACCGCCGGAGTCAACACGATCATCTACCCCGTCAAGGACCTCGACGGGACGAAGTCCCTGTTCAGGGCCCTGCTGGGCACGGAACCGTACGCGAACGAGCCGTACTACGTCGGCTTCAAGGACGCCGGACAGGACGTCGGCCTGGACCCCAACGGGCACGCGAAGGGCATGACCGGTCCGGTCCCCTACTGGCACGTCGACGACATCAGGACGACCCTGGCGGCCCTGCTGGAAGCGGGCGCCGAGACGCTCCAGGACGTCCATGACGTCGGTGGCGGCAGGCTAATCGCCTCCGTGAAGGACGCCGACGGCAATCTCGTCGGCATCCTCCAGGACCCGACCGGCTGA
- a CDS encoding carbohydrate ABC transporter permease: MTSTSRRAYGVKGAPYAFLLPATILFALFFALPIGYAIWLSFHKVKVSGLGLGAGARKEVWAGLENYTDALTDNELVDGALRVLGYGCIVVPVMLGLALLFALMLDSDKVRLAPFTRLAIFLPYAIPGVVAALLWGFLYLPDVSPFYYVLEKLGLPQPDLLDGGPLYLALSNIAVWGGTGFNMIVIYTSLQAIPAEVYEAAKLDGATPLQIALKIKIPMVAPSLVLTFFFSIIATLQVFSEPTTLKPLTNSVSTTWSPLMKVYQDAFGKGDIYAAAAQATIIALATLLLSFGFLRAANRRNKQEAAR, translated from the coding sequence GTGACCAGCACAAGCCGGAGGGCGTACGGGGTCAAGGGGGCCCCGTACGCCTTCCTCCTCCCCGCAACGATCCTCTTCGCGCTGTTCTTCGCCCTGCCCATCGGGTACGCGATCTGGCTCAGCTTCCACAAGGTGAAGGTCTCCGGGCTCGGCCTGGGCGCCGGCGCCCGCAAGGAGGTCTGGGCCGGTCTGGAGAACTACACCGACGCCCTCACCGACAACGAGCTGGTCGACGGCGCGCTGCGCGTGCTCGGCTACGGCTGCATCGTGGTGCCGGTGATGCTGGGCCTCGCCCTGCTGTTCGCGCTGATGCTCGACTCCGACAAGGTGCGGCTCGCGCCCTTCACCCGGCTCGCGATCTTCCTGCCGTACGCCATCCCCGGCGTCGTGGCCGCGCTGCTGTGGGGCTTTCTGTACCTGCCGGACGTCAGCCCGTTCTACTACGTGCTCGAAAAGCTGGGCCTGCCGCAGCCCGACCTGCTGGACGGCGGGCCGCTGTACCTCGCCCTGTCGAACATCGCGGTCTGGGGCGGCACCGGCTTCAACATGATCGTCATCTACACCTCGCTGCAGGCGATCCCGGCCGAGGTGTACGAGGCGGCCAAGCTGGACGGCGCCACGCCGCTGCAGATCGCGCTGAAGATCAAGATCCCGATGGTGGCGCCGTCGCTGGTGCTGACCTTCTTCTTCTCGATCATCGCCACGCTCCAGGTGTTCAGCGAGCCGACCACCCTCAAGCCGCTCACCAACTCCGTGTCCACGACCTGGAGTCCGCTGATGAAGGTGTACCAGGACGCCTTCGGCAAGGGCGACATCTACGCGGCGGCCGCCCAGGCCACGATCATCGCCCTGGCCACGCTGCTGCTGTCCTTCGGGTTCCTGCGGGCCGCGAACCGTCGTAACAAGCAGGAGGCAGCGCGATGA
- a CDS encoding carbohydrate ABC transporter permease produces the protein MSSLAVGKAESAAGTTPGTVQNRPPLRRRIALIPTLTLLLGALYCMLPVAWVVIAATKSGSELFSTFTFLPGTGFADNFSDLSAYRDGVYWQWMGNSALYAGLGALLSTCVSAFSGYALAIYRFRGRETIFNVLLAGVLMPPVILAIPQYLLLAKADLTDSYLGVLLPQILSPYGVYLARIYAAAAVPGDVVEAGRMDGASEWRIFTRVALPMMVPGMVTVFLFQFVAIWNNFLLPYIMLSDDEKFPITLGLFTLLEQGANTPALYTLVITGAFLAVIPLVVLFLVIQRFWSLDLLSGAVKS, from the coding sequence ATGAGTTCCCTTGCCGTCGGCAAAGCCGAATCGGCCGCCGGCACCACGCCCGGCACCGTCCAGAACCGCCCGCCGCTGCGCCGCCGGATCGCGCTGATTCCCACGCTCACGCTGCTCCTCGGCGCGCTCTACTGCATGCTGCCCGTGGCGTGGGTGGTGATCGCGGCGACCAAGTCCGGCAGTGAGCTGTTCTCCACGTTCACCTTCCTGCCGGGCACGGGCTTCGCCGACAACTTCTCGGACCTGAGCGCCTACCGCGACGGCGTGTACTGGCAGTGGATGGGCAACTCCGCGCTGTACGCCGGTCTCGGCGCCCTGCTGTCGACATGTGTGTCGGCGTTCAGCGGCTACGCGCTGGCGATCTACCGCTTCCGCGGCCGCGAGACGATCTTCAACGTGCTGCTGGCGGGTGTGCTGATGCCGCCGGTCATCCTCGCCATCCCGCAGTACCTGCTGCTGGCGAAGGCCGACCTGACGGACTCCTACCTGGGGGTGCTGCTCCCGCAGATCCTCTCGCCGTACGGCGTCTACCTCGCGCGGATCTACGCCGCCGCGGCTGTGCCCGGCGATGTGGTCGAGGCCGGCCGGATGGACGGCGCGAGCGAGTGGCGGATCTTCACCCGGGTCGCGCTGCCGATGATGGTGCCCGGCATGGTGACGGTGTTCCTCTTCCAGTTCGTGGCGATCTGGAACAACTTCCTGCTGCCGTACATCATGCTCAGCGACGACGAGAAGTTCCCGATCACGCTGGGCCTGTTCACGCTGCTCGAACAGGGCGCCAACACGCCCGCGCTGTACACGCTGGTGATCACCGGTGCCTTCCTCGCGGTCATTCCGCTGGTGGTGCTCTTCCTGGTCATCCAGCGGTTCTGGAGCCTCGATCTGCTCTCCGGAGCCGTAAAGTCATGA
- a CDS encoding ABC transporter permease, whose translation MTTKSPATAVLPPQAAAPEPPTPAARVTLRGTAKTGRRLAVPRSVRRCAGPVGLVLLWFLTSATGLLPESVLASPVDVVKQAVELTESGELPGAIAASGRRAAIGFLIGASVALTLSLSAGLFRLGEDVIDSSMGMFRAIPWVGLIPLFIVWFGIEETPKIALVALGVTYPLYFNIYAGIRSTDAQLVEAARMMGLGRLGLIKYVILPSALPGALVGLRYALSTAWLALVFAEQINADAGLGYLMSNAQQYFRTDVIVLCLAVYALLGLACDFAVRILSRRLLTWRANFEGEV comes from the coding sequence ATGACGACGAAATCGCCGGCCACGGCGGTGCTGCCGCCGCAGGCCGCCGCCCCCGAGCCGCCCACCCCGGCTGCCCGTGTCACCCTGCGCGGCACCGCGAAGACCGGTCGCCGCCTCGCCGTCCCCCGTTCCGTACGCCGTTGCGCAGGCCCCGTCGGCCTCGTCCTGCTGTGGTTCCTGACCTCGGCCACCGGCCTCCTCCCCGAGTCCGTGCTGGCCTCCCCCGTGGACGTCGTGAAGCAGGCCGTCGAACTCACCGAGAGCGGCGAACTCCCCGGCGCCATCGCCGCGTCGGGCCGCCGCGCCGCCATCGGCTTCCTGATCGGCGCGTCCGTCGCCCTGACCCTGTCCCTGTCGGCCGGCCTGTTCCGGCTCGGCGAGGACGTCATCGACTCCTCGATGGGCATGTTCCGGGCGATCCCCTGGGTGGGTCTGATCCCGCTGTTCATCGTCTGGTTCGGCATCGAGGAGACCCCGAAGATCGCGCTGGTCGCGCTCGGTGTGACCTACCCGCTGTACTTCAACATCTACGCCGGCATCCGCTCCACCGACGCCCAACTCGTCGAGGCCGCACGGATGATGGGCCTGGGCAGGCTCGGGCTGATCAAGTACGTGATCCTGCCGAGCGCACTGCCCGGTGCCCTCGTGGGGCTCCGGTACGCGCTGTCCACCGCCTGGCTGGCGCTCGTCTTCGCCGAGCAGATCAACGCCGACGCGGGGCTCGGCTACCTGATGAGCAACGCCCAGCAGTACTTCCGTACGGACGTCATCGTGCTCTGCCTCGCCGTCTACGCGCTGCTGGGCCTGGCCTGCGACTTCGCCGTACGGATCCTGTCGCGGCGGCTGCTGACCTGGCGGGCCAACTTCGAGGGCGAGGTGTAG
- a CDS encoding LacI family DNA-binding transcriptional regulator, which yields MTMSNTGGRRRPPTIHDVAREAGVSRGTVSRVLNGGHYVSPAAQEAVNAAIRKTGYVVNRHARSLITGRSDSIGFLLTEPQERFFEDPNFNVLLSGCTQALAAHDIPLLLMLAGTRDERRRITRYITAGHVDGVLLVSSHSGDPVADELREAGVPLVQCGKPMGLGSKVSYVAADDRDGARDMVRHLLSLGRRRIGVVSGPLDTPGGVDRLAGYKEVLTEAGVEIDERLIVSGDYSRASGEAGTERLLAQAPDMDALFVASDLMAQGALTALHRAGRRVPEDVAVGGFDDSTAATEATPALTTVRQPYDRISAEMVRLLLAQIGGEDPAAVILPTELVKREST from the coding sequence ATGACCATGAGCAACACGGGGGGCCGACGCAGACCGCCGACGATCCACGACGTGGCGCGCGAGGCCGGAGTCTCACGGGGCACGGTGTCGCGGGTGCTCAACGGCGGGCACTACGTCAGCCCGGCCGCCCAGGAGGCGGTCAACGCGGCGATCCGCAAGACGGGTTATGTCGTCAACCGGCATGCCCGCTCGCTGATCACGGGGCGTTCGGACTCGATCGGCTTCCTGCTGACCGAGCCGCAGGAGCGGTTCTTCGAGGACCCCAACTTCAACGTCCTGCTCAGCGGCTGCACGCAGGCGCTCGCGGCGCACGACATCCCGCTGCTGCTGATGCTGGCGGGCACGCGGGACGAACGGCGGCGCATAACGCGGTACATCACGGCGGGTCACGTCGACGGGGTGCTGCTGGTGTCCAGCCACTCCGGGGACCCGGTGGCCGACGAACTGCGCGAGGCGGGGGTGCCCCTCGTCCAGTGCGGCAAGCCCATGGGGCTCGGCTCCAAGGTGAGCTACGTGGCGGCGGACGACCGGGACGGCGCCCGTGACATGGTGCGCCACCTGCTGTCTCTGGGCCGGCGCCGGATCGGCGTGGTGAGCGGCCCGCTGGACACCCCGGGCGGTGTCGATCGCCTCGCCGGCTACAAGGAGGTGCTCACGGAAGCCGGCGTCGAGATCGACGAGCGGCTCATCGTCTCCGGTGACTACAGCCGGGCCAGCGGCGAGGCGGGCACCGAGCGGCTGCTGGCGCAGGCCCCGGACATGGACGCCTTGTTCGTGGCCTCCGACCTGATGGCACAGGGCGCCCTGACGGCACTCCACCGGGCAGGCCGCCGGGTGCCCGAGGACGTGGCCGTGGGCGGCTTCGACGACTCCACCGCGGCGACGGAGGCCACCCCCGCCCTCACGACGGTGCGCCAGCCCTACGACCGCATCAGCGCCGAGATGGTGCGGTTGCTGCTCGCGCAGATCGGCGGCGAGGACCCGGCGGCGGTGATCCTGCCGACGGAGCTGGTGAAGCGGGAGTCGACGTAA